GGGTTCAGTAGGCGACCAATCCCGTACGGAAACAAACTACGCTTTGCGCCGCTGCTCCACCAGCGCCGCGCCAAGGTCGAGCGCCGCGCGCATGCCGTCGGGGTCGGCGATGCCTTGCCAGGCGATGTCATAGCCAGTGCCATGATCGACGCTGGTGCGCACGATGGACAACCCGGCAGTAACGTTTACCGCGTCACCAAACGCCACCAGCTTCATCGGGATGGTAGCTTGGTCGTGATACATCGCCACCACGCCAGCGTAGTCGCCCCTCAGCGCCTTACGGTATGCCGTCTCGGCGCCGATCGGACCCACGAGCTTCACGCGCCGGCCGAGCTGCTTTTTCGCGCGCTGCATGCCCGGCAGAATCGCGGTGCGCTCCTCGTCACCCAAGAGTTCGCTCTCGCCGGCGTGAGGATTCAACGAACACACCGCGAGCACCGGCTCGGCCTTACCCAGCGCCTGCACCAGCTCCGCGAGCGCAAGGATCGACTCCGCGACTGATTCCTCGCGGATTTGCACGGAGACATCCTGTACGCGTACGTGGGTCGTGACGAGGCTCGTCGTGAGCTTGTCGGCGGCGAAGCACATGACGCTGGATGGCGCGGCGTCCAGCGCCTGAAGCCACTCGGTGTGGCCGAGGAAGTGCTCGGCGCCGGGGGTGCCGGAGGCGGCGATAGCCGCCTTGCTGACAGGCCCGGTGACGAGCGCGGCCTTGCCAAGGCGCTTCGTCAGCGCGTACCCCGCCTCGACCCAGGCGAGCTGCGCTTTGCC
This sequence is a window from Polyangiaceae bacterium. Protein-coding genes within it:
- a CDS encoding 4-hydroxythreonine-4-phosphate dehydrogenase PdxA; this translates as MISKRTSKNETRGLKAERKQRTAPQPGESLPAALVISVGCPAGIGPEVAVAAAFKRSKSKQAEPCVLVADRGTLEQACRLLGVRESCLTPMDPSIDLAALRARKSGQLWFYDPGTKVAAKDRKPGAPSKQSGKAQLAWVEAGYALTKRLGKAALVTGPVSKAAIAASGTPGAEHFLGHTEWLQALDAAPSSVMCFAADKLTTSLVTTHVRVQDVSVQIREESVAESILALAELVQALGKAEPVLAVCSLNPHAGESELLGDEERTAILPGMQRAKKQLGRRVKLVGPIGAETAYRKALRGDYAGVVAMYHDQATIPMKLVAFGDAVNVTAGLSIVRTSVDHGTGYDIAWQGIADPDGMRAALDLGAALVEQRRKA